One part of the Arabidopsis thaliana chromosome 4, partial sequence genome encodes these proteins:
- the DHS2 gene encoding 3-deoxy-d-arabino-heptulosonate 7-phosphate synthase (3-deoxy-d-arabino-heptulosonate 7-phosphate synthase (DHS2); FUNCTIONS IN: protein binding, 3-deoxy-7-phosphoheptulonate synthase activity; INVOLVED IN: chorismate biosynthetic process, aromatic amino acid family biosynthetic process; LOCATED IN: chloroplast; EXPRESSED IN: 25 plant structures; EXPRESSED DURING: 14 growth stages; CONTAINS InterPro DOMAIN/s: DAHP synthetase, class II (InterPro:IPR002480); BEST Arabidopsis thaliana protein match is: Class-II DAHP synthetase family protein (TAIR:AT1G22410.1); Has 3601 Blast hits to 3584 proteins in 682 species: Archae - 0; Bacteria - 1231; Metazoa - 0; Fungi - 107; Plants - 172; Viruses - 0; Other Eukaryotes - 2091 (source: NCBI BLink).) — MVTLNASSPLTTKSFLPYRHAPRRPISFSPVFAVHSTDPKKSTQSASASVKWSLESWKSKKALQLPDYPDQKDVDSVLQTLSSFPPIVFAGEARKLEDKLGQAAMGQAFMLQGGDCAESFKEFNANNIRDTFRVLLQMGVVLMFGGQLPVIKVGRMAGQFAKPRSDPFEEKDGVKLPSYRGDNINGDAFDEKSRIPDPHRMVRAYTQSVATLNLLRAFATGGYAAMQRVSQWNLDFTQHSEQGDRYRELANRVDEALGFMGAAGLTSAHPIMTTTEFWTSHECLLLPYEQALTREDSTSGLYYDCSAHMLWVGERTRQLDGAHVEFLRGIANPLGIKVCDHQVSWFG, encoded by the exons ATGGTGACTCTAAAcgcttcttctcctctcaCGACCAAGTCGTTCCTCCCCTACCGTCACGCTCCTCGCCGTCCAATCTCTTTCTCCCCTGTCTTCGCCGTTCATTCGACTGACCCCAAGAAATCTACCCAATCAGCCTCCGCTTCGGTTAAATGGAGTCTAGAGAGTTGGAAGTCGAAGAAAGCTTTGCAATTGCCGGATTATCCTGATCAGAAGGATGTTGATTCGGTTCTACAGacgctttcttcttttcctcctATAGTTTTCGCTGGTGAGGCTAGGAAACTAGAGGATAAGCTTGGTCAAGCGGCTATGGGTCAAGCCTTTATGCTTCAAGGTGGTGATTGTGCTGAGAGTTTCAAGGAATTTAACGCTAATAACATTAGAGACACCTTTAGGGTTCTTCTTCAGATGGGTGTTGTTCTCATGTTCGGTGGCCAGTTACCAGTTATCAAG GTGGGAAGAATGGCTGGTCAGTTTGCGAAGCCGAGATCAGACCCATTTGAGGAGAAAGATGGTGTGAAGCTGCCGAGTTACAGAGGAGATAACATAAATGGTGATGCTTTTGATGAGAAATCGAGGATTCCTGATCCTCATAGGATGGTTAGAGCGTACACACAGTCTGTGGCTACGTTGAATCTCTTGAGAGCATTTGCTACTGGAGGTTATGCAGCTATGCAGAGAGTTAGCCAGTGGAACCTTGATTTCACGCAACATAGTGAACAGGGTGACAG GTACCGTGAATTGGCTAATAGAGTTGATGAGGCTTTGGGATTCATGGGTGCAGCTGGACTTACTAGTGCTCACCCGATCATGACTACTACTGAGTTTTGGACATCCCATGAGTGTTTGTTATTGCCTTATGAGCAAGCACTCACAAGAGAGGATTCAACATCTGGACTTTACTATGATTGCTCTGCGCACATGCTTTGGGTTGGAGAACGAACTCGCCAACTTGATGGTGCTCATGTTGAGTTTCTGAGGGGAATCGCTAACCCCCTCGGAATCAAGGTATGTGATCATCAAGTCTCTTGGTTTGGTTAA
- the DHS2 gene encoding 3-deoxy-d-arabino-heptulosonate 7-phosphate synthase (3-deoxy-d-arabino-heptulosonate 7-phosphate synthase (DHS2); FUNCTIONS IN: protein binding, 3-deoxy-7-phosphoheptulonate synthase activity; INVOLVED IN: chorismate biosynthetic process, aromatic amino acid family biosynthetic process; LOCATED IN: chloroplast; EXPRESSED IN: 25 plant structures; EXPRESSED DURING: 15 growth stages; CONTAINS InterPro DOMAIN/s: DAHP synthetase, class II (InterPro:IPR002480); BEST Arabidopsis thaliana protein match is: Class-II DAHP synthetase family protein (TAIR:AT1G22410.1); Has 3818 Blast hits to 3801 proteins in 685 species: Archae - 0; Bacteria - 1238; Metazoa - 0; Fungi - 112; Plants - 173; Viruses - 0; Other Eukaryotes - 2295 (source: NCBI BLink).), whose amino-acid sequence MVTLNASSPLTTKSFLPYRHAPRRPISFSPVFAVHSTDPKKSTQSASASVKWSLESWKSKKALQLPDYPDQKDVDSVLQTLSSFPPIVFAGEARKLEDKLGQAAMGQAFMLQGGDCAESFKEFNANNIRDTFRVLLQMGVVLMFGGQLPVIKVGRMAGQFAKPRSDPFEEKDGVKLPSYRGDNINGDAFDEKSRIPDPHRMVRAYTQSVATLNLLRAFATGGYAAMQRVSQWNLDFTQHSEQGDRYRELANRVDEALGFMGAAGLTSAHPIMTTTEFWTSHECLLLPYEQALTREDSTSGLYYDCSAHMLWVGERTRQLDGAHVEFLRGIANPLGIKVSDKMVPSELVKLIEILNPQNKPGRITVIVRMGAENMRVKLPNLIRAVRGAGQIVTWVSDPMHGNTIMAPGGLKTRSFDAIRAELRAFFDVHDQEGSFPGGVHLEMTGQNVTECVGGSRTITYNDLSSRYHTHCDPRLNASQSLELAFIIAERLRKRRLGSGNLPSSIGV is encoded by the exons ATGGTGACTCTAAAcgcttcttctcctctcaCGACCAAGTCGTTCCTCCCCTACCGTCACGCTCCTCGCCGTCCAATCTCTTTCTCCCCTGTCTTCGCCGTTCATTCGACTGACCCCAAGAAATCTACCCAATCAGCCTCCGCTTCGGTTAAATGGAGTCTAGAGAGTTGGAAGTCGAAGAAAGCTTTGCAATTGCCGGATTATCCTGATCAGAAGGATGTTGATTCGGTTCTACAGacgctttcttcttttcctcctATAGTTTTCGCTGGTGAGGCTAGGAAACTAGAGGATAAGCTTGGTCAAGCGGCTATGGGTCAAGCCTTTATGCTTCAAGGTGGTGATTGTGCTGAGAGTTTCAAGGAATTTAACGCTAATAACATTAGAGACACCTTTAGGGTTCTTCTTCAGATGGGTGTTGTTCTCATGTTCGGTGGCCAGTTACCAGTTATCAAG GTGGGAAGAATGGCTGGTCAGTTTGCGAAGCCGAGATCAGACCCATTTGAGGAGAAAGATGGTGTGAAGCTGCCGAGTTACAGAGGAGATAACATAAATGGTGATGCTTTTGATGAGAAATCGAGGATTCCTGATCCTCATAGGATGGTTAGAGCGTACACACAGTCTGTGGCTACGTTGAATCTCTTGAGAGCATTTGCTACTGGAGGTTATGCAGCTATGCAGAGAGTTAGCCAGTGGAACCTTGATTTCACGCAACATAGTGAACAGGGTGACAG GTACCGTGAATTGGCTAATAGAGTTGATGAGGCTTTGGGATTCATGGGTGCAGCTGGACTTACTAGTGCTCACCCGATCATGACTACTACTGAGTTTTGGACATCCCATGAGTGTTTGTTATTGCCTTATGAGCAAGCACTCACAAGAGAGGATTCAACATCTGGACTTTACTATGATTGCTCTGCGCACATGCTTTGGGTTGGAGAACGAACTCGCCAACTTGATGGTGCTCATGTTGAGTTTCTGAGGGGAATCGCTAACCCCCTCGGAATCAAG GTGAGTGATAAAATGGTCCCTAGTGAACTGGTTAAGCTGATAGAGATACTAAACCCTCAGAACAAGCCTGGAAGGATTACGGTTATAGTGAGAATGGGAGCTGAGAATATGCGGGTCAAGCTTCCTAATTTGATCAGAGCAGTCCGTGGAGCCGGTCAGATTGTGACTTGGGTTAGTGATCCAATGCACGGAAACACAATCATGGCTCCTGGTGGGCTAAAAACTCGTTCTTTCGATGCAATCAGG GCGGAATTGAGAGCGTTCTTCGACGTCCATGATCAAGAAGGGAGTTTCCCTGGCGGGGTTCATTTAGAAATGACTGGTCAAAACGTGACAGAATGTGTCGGAGGGTCACGCACCATCACTTACAACGATCTAAGCTCACGCTACCACACTCACTGTGACCCAAGACTCAACGCATCTCAGTCTCTGGAGCTTGCATTCATCATTGCAGAGCGTCTGCGAAAGAGAAGGCTTGGTTCCGGGAATCTTCCGTCATCTATTGGAGTCTAG